A single region of the Dunckerocampus dactyliophorus isolate RoL2022-P2 chromosome 3, RoL_Ddac_1.1, whole genome shotgun sequence genome encodes:
- the LOC129178489 gene encoding LOW QUALITY PROTEIN: pro-cathepsin H-like (The sequence of the model RefSeq protein was modified relative to this genomic sequence to represent the inferred CDS: inserted 2 bases in 1 codon; deleted 1 base in 1 codon; substituted 3 bases at 3 genomic stop codons) yields the protein MYHFVPNHNKVYDSEEYFHRLRIFKKNKIVDGHNAESHTFTMDLNQFSDMTFEEFRKFFLLQEPQTEEDYPFXVYDDTCHFHPPLADAFVQDVVNITSERFTLCENTANTVNYAVLAVGYNVDDNNATXYWIVKNSXGAAWGMDGYFMIERGKNMCXLAASASYSLLVV from the exons ATGTACCACTTTGTTCCAAAT CACAACAAAGTCTACGACAGCGAGGAATACTTCCATCGCCTccgcatctttaaaaaaaataagatagtGGATGGCCATAATGCTGAGAGTCACACCTTCACAA TGGACCTGAATCAGTTTTCAGACATGACATTTGAAGAATTCAGGAAATTCTTCCTGCTACAGGAGCCTCAG aCAGAGGAGGACTACCCTTTTTAAGTCTAT GATGACACTTGCCACTTCCATCCG CCGCTCGCCGACGCTTTTGTCCAAGATGTGGTCAACATTACGAGT GAGCGATT TACTCTGTGCGAGAACACAGCCAACACGGTGAATTACGCCGTCCTGGCCGTGGGTTACAACGTTGACGACAACAACGCAAC ATATTGGATTGTGAAGAACTCATGAGGCGCCGCCTGGGGAATGGATGG ATATTTTATGATTGAGCGAGGAAAAAACATGTGCTGACTGGCGGCCAGCGCTTCCTACTCACTTCTTGTGGTTTGA
- the wdr76 gene encoding WD repeat-containing protein 76 isoform X2, with translation METRLSEHQPADKEMTPVQVEGVRKSSRKVLAPKRLRYSPAALPPPVRRKPNIEDLQREEEDSSVAENSGMEVTNGEGLSAYELERLENIRQNQAFLSAINLFQASEELKQSSAKRQPSQRGLTSRSHAEIKEVLPPRKSLRLQNKQAEVLTLPPEPRGTSVIRQALQLKKPAGPLSMTPVNMAEGSKLPPQLLKLCSDVSPQERRDELNLSEYCSSLRKMTISEEKVAKVVKDRIFSAAFHPSSTSLLMAAGDKWGKVGLWSLGGDWGDDGVLLFEPHTRPVGCLAFSRAHPAQLLSLSYDGSMRCMDMEKTVFDEVYDIKDGLKTFDFLSHDCLTLVVGDWYGNVAMVDRRTPGTSHESLHSLDPKVLRCVSVHPLQQQYFAVAVSKEVNIYDSRSLKKSKSQPVCQLRGHSLSISSCYFSPCTGDRVVTSCMDNHIRIFDTSALTSEAPLLTSIRHNMQTGRWLSKLSAVWDPKQENCLMVGSVSQPRNVQVFHESGRSLHIFKDDKHLNTVLSVTAFHPCRKAFLGGNASGRLHIFSD, from the exons ATGGAGACGAGACTTTCAGAGCACCAACCCGCAGACAAG GAGATGACCCCTGTCCAGGTAGAGGGAGTCCGCAAATCCTCTCGAAAAGTTTTGGCACCCAAACGCCTTCGATACTCTCCTGCTGCTCTACCACCACCAGTCAGGAGGAAG CCCAACATAGAAGACCTACAACGTGAAGAAGAGGATTCTTCAGTTGCGGAAAACAGCGGCATGGAAGTTACAAAC ggTGAAGGACTTTCAGCTTATGAATTGGAGCGTCTTGAGAACATCAGACAGAATCAAGCCTTCCTCTCCGCTATCAATCTGTTTCAG GCATCTGAGGAGTTGAAACAGTCGTCAGCGAAGCGGCAGCCGTCGCAGAGGGGTCTCACAAG CCGGTCACATGCAGAGATAAAAGAAGTCCTCCCACCTCGCAAATCCCTGCGtctgcaaaacaaacaagctgAGGTCCTGACACTTCCCCCAGAACCCAGAGGAACGAGTGTCATAAGACAG GCTTTGCAGCTCAAGAAGCCTGCGGGGCCTTTGTCCATGACGCCTGTCAACATGGCTGAAGGAAGCAAACTGCCACCTCAACTTCTCAAGCTCTGCTCTGAC gtcTCGCCACAAGAAAGAAGGGATGAACTTAATTTGTCAGA GTACTGTTCGTCACTGAGGAAGATGACGATAAGTGAAGAAAAAGTAGCCAAAGTGGTGAAGGATCGCATATTCTCAGCAGCCTTCCACCCTTCTTCCACTAGCCTCTTAATGGCCGCTGGTGACAAGTGGGGGAAAGTTGGCCTCTGGAGTTTG GGTGGAGACTGGGGCGACGATGGCGTTCTTCTCTTTGAGCCCCACACTCGCCCAGTGGGCTGCTTGGCCTTCTCCAGGGCGCATCCCGCTCAGCTGCTGAGTCTCAGCTACGATGGATCAATGCGCTGCATGGACATGGAGAAGACGGTGTTCGATGAA GTGTACGACATTAAAGATGGCCTGAAAACCTTCGACTTCCTATCACATGACTGTTTGACACTAGTCGTCGGGGACTGGTACGGAAACGTGGCCATGGTGGACAGACGTACACCAGG AACCTCACATGAGTCACTCCACTCGCTGGACCCCAAGGTTCTACGCTGTGTCAGCGTTCATCCTTTACAGCAGCAGTACTTTGCCGTGGCAGTGAGCAA GGAGGTGAACATTTACGACAGCCGAAGTTTGAAGAAGAGCAAAAGCCAGCCTGTGTGCCAGCTGAGGGGTCACTCTTTAAGCATATCCAGCTGTTATTTCTCACCCTGCACGGGCGACAGAGTTGTCACTTCTTGCATGGACAACCATATAAG GATATTTGACACATCTGCTCTGACGTCTGAAGCGCCCCTGCTGACATCCATCAG ACATAACATGCAGACGGGCCGCTGGCTGTCCAAACTGTCGGCCGTGTGGGACCCCAAACAGGAGAATTGCTTGATGGTGGGCAGCGTGTCCCAGCCACGCAACGTGCAGGTGTTTCACGAGAGCGGCCGGTCCTTACACATCTTTAAAGACGACAAGCACCTCAACACCGTGCTGTCTGTCACGGCTTTCCACCCCTGCAGGAAGGCCTTCCTGGGCGGCAACGCATCAGGACGCCTGCATATCTTCTCTGATTGA
- the wdr76 gene encoding WD repeat-containing protein 76 isoform X1 translates to METRLSEHQPADKQEMTPVQVEGVRKSSRKVLAPKRLRYSPAALPPPVRRKPNIEDLQREEEDSSVAENSGMEVTNGEGLSAYELERLENIRQNQAFLSAINLFQASEELKQSSAKRQPSQRGLTSRSHAEIKEVLPPRKSLRLQNKQAEVLTLPPEPRGTSVIRQALQLKKPAGPLSMTPVNMAEGSKLPPQLLKLCSDVSPQERRDELNLSEYCSSLRKMTISEEKVAKVVKDRIFSAAFHPSSTSLLMAAGDKWGKVGLWSLGGDWGDDGVLLFEPHTRPVGCLAFSRAHPAQLLSLSYDGSMRCMDMEKTVFDEVYDIKDGLKTFDFLSHDCLTLVVGDWYGNVAMVDRRTPGTSHESLHSLDPKVLRCVSVHPLQQQYFAVAVSKEVNIYDSRSLKKSKSQPVCQLRGHSLSISSCYFSPCTGDRVVTSCMDNHIRIFDTSALTSEAPLLTSIRHNMQTGRWLSKLSAVWDPKQENCLMVGSVSQPRNVQVFHESGRSLHIFKDDKHLNTVLSVTAFHPCRKAFLGGNASGRLHIFSD, encoded by the exons ATGGAGACGAGACTTTCAGAGCACCAACCCGCAGACAAG CAGGAGATGACCCCTGTCCAGGTAGAGGGAGTCCGCAAATCCTCTCGAAAAGTTTTGGCACCCAAACGCCTTCGATACTCTCCTGCTGCTCTACCACCACCAGTCAGGAGGAAG CCCAACATAGAAGACCTACAACGTGAAGAAGAGGATTCTTCAGTTGCGGAAAACAGCGGCATGGAAGTTACAAAC ggTGAAGGACTTTCAGCTTATGAATTGGAGCGTCTTGAGAACATCAGACAGAATCAAGCCTTCCTCTCCGCTATCAATCTGTTTCAG GCATCTGAGGAGTTGAAACAGTCGTCAGCGAAGCGGCAGCCGTCGCAGAGGGGTCTCACAAG CCGGTCACATGCAGAGATAAAAGAAGTCCTCCCACCTCGCAAATCCCTGCGtctgcaaaacaaacaagctgAGGTCCTGACACTTCCCCCAGAACCCAGAGGAACGAGTGTCATAAGACAG GCTTTGCAGCTCAAGAAGCCTGCGGGGCCTTTGTCCATGACGCCTGTCAACATGGCTGAAGGAAGCAAACTGCCACCTCAACTTCTCAAGCTCTGCTCTGAC gtcTCGCCACAAGAAAGAAGGGATGAACTTAATTTGTCAGA GTACTGTTCGTCACTGAGGAAGATGACGATAAGTGAAGAAAAAGTAGCCAAAGTGGTGAAGGATCGCATATTCTCAGCAGCCTTCCACCCTTCTTCCACTAGCCTCTTAATGGCCGCTGGTGACAAGTGGGGGAAAGTTGGCCTCTGGAGTTTG GGTGGAGACTGGGGCGACGATGGCGTTCTTCTCTTTGAGCCCCACACTCGCCCAGTGGGCTGCTTGGCCTTCTCCAGGGCGCATCCCGCTCAGCTGCTGAGTCTCAGCTACGATGGATCAATGCGCTGCATGGACATGGAGAAGACGGTGTTCGATGAA GTGTACGACATTAAAGATGGCCTGAAAACCTTCGACTTCCTATCACATGACTGTTTGACACTAGTCGTCGGGGACTGGTACGGAAACGTGGCCATGGTGGACAGACGTACACCAGG AACCTCACATGAGTCACTCCACTCGCTGGACCCCAAGGTTCTACGCTGTGTCAGCGTTCATCCTTTACAGCAGCAGTACTTTGCCGTGGCAGTGAGCAA GGAGGTGAACATTTACGACAGCCGAAGTTTGAAGAAGAGCAAAAGCCAGCCTGTGTGCCAGCTGAGGGGTCACTCTTTAAGCATATCCAGCTGTTATTTCTCACCCTGCACGGGCGACAGAGTTGTCACTTCTTGCATGGACAACCATATAAG GATATTTGACACATCTGCTCTGACGTCTGAAGCGCCCCTGCTGACATCCATCAG ACATAACATGCAGACGGGCCGCTGGCTGTCCAAACTGTCGGCCGTGTGGGACCCCAAACAGGAGAATTGCTTGATGGTGGGCAGCGTGTCCCAGCCACGCAACGTGCAGGTGTTTCACGAGAGCGGCCGGTCCTTACACATCTTTAAAGACGACAAGCACCTCAACACCGTGCTGTCTGTCACGGCTTTCCACCCCTGCAGGAAGGCCTTCCTGGGCGGCAACGCATCAGGACGCCTGCATATCTTCTCTGATTGA